A region of Candidatus Methylacidiphilales bacterium DNA encodes the following proteins:
- a CDS encoding sialate O-acetylesterase, whose translation MKNHCQKGPALLVLVIGCLGPINLSAAVRLSALFTDHMVLQQGTTVPVWGTADPGENVKVSFAGQEKSATADASGRWRVELGSLTTSEEPRELAVSSDKSPAPLKVADVLVGEVWICSGQSNMERQLGPRSGQQPLVNWEQEAASAQYPGIRHFTVDRKPSDTPLPDTAGKWEVCSPQTVPQFTAVGYYFGRDLHKQLKRPIGLIHTSWGGTPAESWTRNEALAEKMPDVIEAQKKAVAGYAPALAQYQADEPRLLEEWKAAVEKAKAAGQPEPRKPAPPRDPLTTQNRPSCLYNGMIHPLIPFAIRGVIWYQGESNAGRAKAYQTLFPLMISDWRKQWGLGDFPFLFVQIAPFKNQNPEIREAQLLTWKKTPATAMVVTTDVGDANDIHPTRKEPVGARLALAARALVYGEKLEYSGPVFESARFENGQAVVTFSHAGGLASSDGPLRGFILAGADRRFFPASAEIKGSEVRVSSPDVPQPNAVRYGWANVPDVNLVNAAGLPASPFRSDVE comes from the coding sequence ATGAAAAATCATTGCCAAAAGGGGCCCGCACTTCTGGTGCTCGTCATCGGATGCCTCGGTCCCATCAATCTCTCCGCCGCGGTGCGGTTGTCCGCGTTGTTCACCGACCACATGGTTTTGCAGCAGGGCACCACCGTGCCTGTCTGGGGGACCGCCGATCCTGGAGAAAACGTCAAGGTGTCCTTTGCCGGACAGGAAAAAAGCGCCACCGCCGATGCCTCGGGCAGATGGAGGGTCGAGCTTGGCTCGCTCACCACTTCGGAGGAGCCCCGCGAGTTGGCCGTGTCTTCCGACAAGTCGCCCGCTCCCTTGAAAGTGGCCGATGTGCTCGTCGGCGAAGTGTGGATTTGCAGCGGGCAGTCAAACATGGAACGCCAGCTTGGTCCCCGCAGCGGCCAGCAGCCCCTGGTCAACTGGGAGCAGGAGGCCGCTTCGGCCCAATATCCCGGCATCCGCCATTTCACCGTGGATCGCAAGCCCTCGGACACCCCCCTTCCGGATACGGCCGGCAAATGGGAGGTGTGCAGTCCCCAAACCGTGCCGCAGTTCACGGCCGTCGGCTACTACTTCGGACGCGATCTTCACAAACAGCTGAAGCGCCCGATCGGGTTGATCCACACTTCCTGGGGCGGAACCCCCGCCGAATCCTGGACCCGCAACGAGGCCTTGGCGGAAAAAATGCCGGACGTGATCGAGGCCCAGAAGAAAGCGGTCGCCGGCTACGCCCCCGCCCTGGCCCAATACCAGGCCGACGAGCCCCGTTTGTTGGAGGAATGGAAAGCCGCCGTGGAGAAAGCCAAGGCCGCCGGCCAGCCCGAGCCCCGCAAGCCGGCGCCACCACGCGATCCCCTCACGACCCAGAACCGTCCCTCCTGCCTCTACAATGGCATGATCCATCCGCTCATCCCGTTCGCCATCCGCGGGGTCATCTGGTATCAGGGCGAATCCAATGCCGGCCGGGCCAAGGCCTATCAAACGCTCTTTCCGCTCATGATCTCCGACTGGCGCAAACAATGGGGGCTCGGGGATTTCCCCTTCCTTTTCGTGCAAATCGCGCCATTCAAAAACCAGAATCCCGAAATCCGTGAAGCCCAACTTCTCACTTGGAAGAAAACGCCCGCCACGGCGATGGTCGTCACCACCGACGTGGGGGATGCCAACGACATCCACCCCACCCGGAAGGAGCCGGTTGGGGCCCGTCTGGCCCTGGCGGCCCGGGCCCTCGTTTATGGCGAGAAGCTCGAGTATTCCGGTCCGGTCTTCGAATCCGCCCGCTTTGAGAACGGCCAGGCCGTGGTGACGTTTTCCCACGCCGGAGGCCTGGCGTCCTCCGACGGTCCCCTGCGCGGGTTCATCCTGGCCGGGGCAGACCGCCGGTTTTTCCCTGCCAGCGCGGAAATCAAGGGAAGCGAGGTCCGGGTTTCCAGTCCGGATGTTCCCCAACCGAACGCTGTGCGCTATGGATGGGCCAACGTCCCAGATGTCAACCTGGTCAACGCCGCCGGGTTGCCCGCTTCACCCTTCCGGTCGGATGTGGAGTAA
- a CDS encoding glycoside hydrolase family 43 protein yields MKSGYSNPILPGFYPDPSVCRVGSDYYLVNSTFEYFPGVPIWHSRDLVHWRQIGHVLTRRSQLDLGGCPCSDGIYAPTLRHQNGVFYMATTLVKSGQYRNFYVTATDPSGPWSDPIWVDQSGIDPSLFFDDDGRAYFQTNRGLVFRMERAIYQSEIDIQTGRRLSGPDKIWGGTGGCYVEGPHIYKRNGWYYLLAAEGGTAYGHMVTIARSLNIRGPYDSCPHNPILSNRHAYEELHGTGHGDLVEAADGSWWMVHLAFRKTAGDVHTLGRETCLAPVTWENGWPVVNRNGTNSLEVDATVLPAHPFPVPPVRDDFDAPQLGLPWIRLRNPVEEHYSLTERPGFLRLHGTAESLSDPSSPTFVARRQQHFHATITAHLEFEPCHPGDRAGLSLFMTHEHHYDLFVTRENGKRVLVVEARLELIHHRAAMVVLPEAGPVHLRIVSAKELYHFGFVGTDGSFQEIATINSRYLGTEVTGGYNGVVIALYATGTGQLASGPADFDWFEYLPQ; encoded by the coding sequence ATGAAAAGCGGATACTCCAATCCCATTCTCCCTGGTTTCTATCCGGACCCCAGCGTCTGCCGGGTGGGATCGGACTATTACCTGGTCAACAGCACCTTCGAGTATTTTCCCGGCGTTCCGATCTGGCACAGCCGCGACTTGGTGCACTGGCGGCAGATCGGGCATGTGCTCACCCGCAGGTCCCAACTCGATCTCGGGGGTTGCCCCTGTTCCGACGGGATCTACGCCCCGACGCTGCGCCACCAAAACGGGGTCTTTTACATGGCCACCACCCTGGTCAAATCCGGGCAATACCGGAACTTCTATGTCACCGCCACCGATCCCTCCGGTCCCTGGTCCGATCCCATCTGGGTCGATCAGAGCGGAATCGATCCCTCCCTCTTTTTCGACGACGACGGACGGGCCTACTTCCAAACCAACCGCGGCCTGGTTTTCCGGATGGAGCGTGCCATCTATCAAAGCGAAATCGACATCCAAACCGGCCGCCGTCTGTCCGGCCCGGACAAAATATGGGGCGGCACGGGAGGTTGCTACGTGGAGGGTCCGCACATTTACAAGCGCAATGGCTGGTATTACCTCCTGGCCGCGGAGGGGGGGACGGCCTACGGCCACATGGTCACCATCGCCCGCAGCCTCAACATCCGGGGACCCTACGACTCCTGTCCCCACAATCCCATCCTCTCCAATCGACACGCCTACGAAGAACTGCACGGCACCGGGCACGGCGACTTGGTCGAGGCCGCCGACGGGTCCTGGTGGATGGTCCATCTGGCCTTCCGCAAAACAGCCGGCGATGTCCACACCCTGGGACGCGAAACCTGTCTGGCCCCGGTGACCTGGGAAAACGGCTGGCCGGTGGTCAACCGCAACGGCACCAACTCCCTCGAGGTCGATGCCACCGTCCTTCCGGCCCACCCGTTTCCCGTTCCTCCCGTGCGCGATGATTTTGATGCCCCTCAACTGGGCCTGCCCTGGATCCGCCTTCGCAATCCGGTCGAGGAACATTATTCACTGACGGAACGTCCGGGTTTTCTGCGATTGCACGGCACGGCGGAATCCCTTTCTGACCCCTCATCGCCGACGTTTGTTGCCCGCCGCCAACAGCATTTTCACGCCACGATTACGGCGCATTTGGAATTCGAGCCGTGCCATCCGGGGGATCGTGCGGGTCTCAGTCTGTTCATGACCCATGAGCACCACTACGACCTCTTTGTCACGCGGGAGAATGGCAAGCGGGTGCTGGTTGTGGAGGCGCGCCTGGAATTGATCCACCACCGGGCCGCCATGGTGGTTCTCCCGGAGGCCGGCCCGGTTCACCTGCGGATCGTCTCGGCCAAGGAGTTGTATCACTTCGGGTTTGTCGGAACGGACGGAAGTTTCCAGGAGATCGCCACCATCAACAGCCGCTATCTCGGCACCGAGGTCACCGGGGGATACAACGGGGTGGTCATCGCACTTTACGCCACCGGAACAGGCCAACTGGCGTCGGGCCCGGCCGATTTCGATTGGTTCGAGTATCTCCCCCAATAA
- a CDS encoding right-handed parallel beta-helix repeat-containing protein has translation MKPILLILSPALLLPSVLLSAEFHVSPSGSDSNPGTGSKPFATIERAQQAVVAEREKNPAQPVTVWLAPGLHLQRDGISFGSAESGTAANPVTYRSSEGGVARISAGFRVPPAAVKKVEDAALLERLRPEARGQVVAIDVKALGLTPASFSNVFRKIEFLEVFFKGNRLPLSRWPNGQVYSTMKEVVESGLKPPGPGTFIYREDDPARWLTALEDGGVWLRGFWRVPWHIEVVRVAKIDPVTRTITFAAPVGNGIGSKYARDKNGIGNGDGKEPWHALNLLEEIDQPGEWSLNFATGILYLWPPAPITEGSLLLADRNVPLVSFSDASHIVLRGLTLECSLGHAVSIKGGEGIRILGCTIRQAGDHGVWIDGGKNHEVRSCDISGTGQSGIRLTGGDRATLTPGKHQITNNLVTGIGVYFPAPGIVVGEGTKSPTVGNHVSQNRIHDVPSAGIVFAGNNNLMELNDIYRCGLGAGDLGAFYTNSGWTARGNIIRHNFVHHSMNANAFYLDDGSCGSIVEENIVYKAASGGFIGGGHDHLLKNNIFAECSIGIHIDDRGISRKYVATDKRLRGDLDSVPYQSPPWSEQYPALVGILDGRPDAPSGLKIESNLLVANVRHTRYFSNIAESPGFSNVDNVESADATLLPGAQELDFSIPEAAQLPASLAPLRAIPLAKIGLQQDEFRKVVPPRDMKLLREGKTERRFDSLQDIEATNQQQQP, from the coding sequence ATGAAGCCCATCCTCCTGATCCTTTCTCCGGCATTGCTTTTGCCCTCTGTTCTGTTGTCCGCCGAATTCCATGTTTCCCCCTCCGGCTCCGACAGCAATCCGGGGACCGGTTCCAAGCCCTTTGCCACGATCGAACGCGCCCAACAGGCGGTGGTGGCGGAGCGCGAGAAAAACCCCGCCCAGCCGGTCACGGTCTGGCTCGCCCCCGGGCTTCATCTCCAGCGTGATGGGATCTCATTTGGTTCGGCCGAATCCGGCACCGCCGCCAATCCGGTCACTTACCGCTCCTCCGAAGGCGGGGTGGCCCGTATCTCGGCCGGCTTTCGTGTGCCGCCTGCTGCCGTCAAAAAAGTCGAGGATGCCGCCCTCCTGGAGCGTCTCCGGCCCGAGGCCCGCGGCCAAGTGGTGGCGATTGACGTCAAGGCACTCGGTCTGACCCCGGCCTCTTTTTCCAATGTCTTCCGCAAGATTGAATTCCTTGAAGTCTTTTTCAAGGGCAACCGGCTCCCGCTCTCCCGCTGGCCCAACGGCCAGGTGTACAGCACCATGAAAGAAGTGGTTGAAAGCGGCCTCAAGCCCCCCGGCCCGGGAACGTTCATCTACCGGGAGGACGATCCGGCCCGGTGGTTGACCGCGCTGGAGGACGGCGGGGTCTGGCTCCGGGGTTTCTGGCGGGTTCCCTGGCACATCGAGGTCGTGCGCGTGGCCAAGATCGATCCGGTTACCCGGACCATCACCTTCGCCGCCCCGGTGGGCAACGGCATCGGTTCCAAATACGCCCGTGACAAAAACGGCATCGGCAACGGCGATGGCAAGGAGCCCTGGCATGCCCTCAATTTGCTGGAGGAAATCGACCAGCCCGGCGAATGGTCGCTCAATTTCGCCACCGGCATCCTCTACCTCTGGCCGCCGGCGCCAATCACCGAGGGAAGCCTCCTGCTGGCCGACCGCAATGTCCCGCTGGTTTCCTTCTCGGATGCCTCCCATATCGTCCTGCGCGGATTGACCCTGGAATGCTCGCTCGGCCATGCCGTTTCCATCAAGGGGGGCGAGGGCATCCGTATCCTCGGTTGCACCATCCGCCAGGCCGGGGATCACGGCGTGTGGATCGACGGTGGGAAAAACCACGAGGTCCGCAGTTGCGACATCAGTGGCACCGGCCAGTCCGGCATCCGTCTGACCGGGGGTGACCGCGCGACCCTCACACCTGGCAAACACCAAATCACCAACAACCTCGTCACCGGGATCGGGGTCTATTTCCCGGCCCCCGGCATTGTCGTCGGCGAGGGAACGAAATCCCCCACTGTCGGCAATCACGTGTCCCAGAACCGCATCCACGACGTTCCTTCGGCCGGCATCGTCTTCGCCGGCAACAACAACCTCATGGAGTTGAATGACATCTACCGCTGCGGCCTGGGTGCGGGCGATCTCGGGGCCTTTTACACCAATTCCGGTTGGACCGCCCGCGGCAACATCATACGGCACAACTTCGTCCACCACAGCATGAATGCCAATGCCTTTTACCTCGATGACGGAAGTTGCGGTTCGATCGTGGAAGAAAACATCGTCTACAAGGCGGCCTCGGGCGGATTCATCGGGGGCGGCCATGACCATCTGCTCAAAAACAATATTTTTGCGGAGTGTTCGATCGGGATCCACATCGATGATCGCGGTATCTCCCGCAAATACGTCGCCACCGACAAGAGACTGCGCGGCGATCTCGATTCCGTGCCCTACCAAAGCCCTCCCTGGAGCGAACAATATCCTGCCTTGGTGGGCATACTGGACGGACGCCCCGATGCCCCCTCGGGTCTCAAGATCGAGTCCAACCTCCTCGTCGCGAATGTCCGCCATACGCGCTACTTCTCCAACATCGCCGAATCACCCGGATTCTCCAACGTCGATAACGTGGAGTCGGCCGATGCCACCCTGCTGCCCGGTGCCCAGGAACTGGATTTCAGCATCCCTGAAGCCGCGCAATTGCCGGCTTCGTTGGCGCCCCTCCGCGCCATCCCGTTGGCAAAAATCGGCCTCCAGCAGGACGAGTTCCGCAAGGTGGTGCCGCCGCGCGACATGAAGTTGCTGCGTGAAGGCAAGACCGAGCGTCGTTTCGATTCACTGCAGGACATCGAGGCCACCAACCAACAGCAGCAGCCCTGA
- a CDS encoding sialate O-acetylesterase, whose translation MKKSNGILLLFLFLVGRLGAAELAEVFTPGCVLQRELPLTLWGTGREGEAVTVEIQGKSATTTAKDGRWQVQLPPLAAEASTTLRVRSDKEIVLEDVAVGEVWICSGQSNMEWRLNQCPPHTDALLASADNPRIRQIKVPLRAYAGDPLPKFEWKRFDKPSAPYFSAVAYYFAAQLQSKLDVPVGLVNCAFGGTPIEAWMDADAIRASGHPQMLDEDARKLAVYPNPAAYEEAWQAYNTARKDWEARKKAGTPETELGPQPKEPYGIRTKSRPTTLRSSMLAPVTPYTARGMLWYQGENNAGRKEDYAALLRAFIATCRADWSRPDWPFFIGQIASPTANWPDDQDPYAVIREAQRATAVADAHSGFVVSLDYGERGNVHPIQKQPVGERFARLALARVYGQSVGAAQSASAVRASREGDRVRVEFADLPGKLELRDPALPTLEVGPAAGPWQPVQAVLSPDARQLIVTLPKTTDEPMTLRYAWRNFCALSLYSDEGLPVSPWSLPITAP comes from the coding sequence GTGAAAAAATCCAACGGAATCCTTCTTCTTTTCCTGTTCCTCGTCGGACGCCTGGGTGCGGCCGAACTGGCCGAGGTTTTCACCCCGGGTTGTGTCCTGCAGCGCGAGCTGCCGCTGACCCTTTGGGGCACGGGGAGGGAAGGGGAGGCGGTCACGGTCGAAATCCAGGGCAAGTCCGCCACCACCACGGCCAAGGACGGGCGCTGGCAGGTGCAGTTGCCGCCGCTCGCGGCGGAGGCCTCCACCACCCTGCGGGTGCGCTCGGACAAGGAGATCGTTCTTGAAGATGTCGCCGTGGGCGAAGTCTGGATCTGTTCCGGGCAATCCAACATGGAGTGGCGCTTGAACCAGTGTCCGCCCCACACGGACGCCCTCCTGGCCTCGGCCGACAACCCGCGCATCCGCCAAATCAAGGTGCCCTTGCGCGCCTACGCCGGTGATCCCCTCCCGAAGTTCGAGTGGAAGCGGTTTGACAAGCCTTCGGCCCCCTATTTCAGCGCGGTGGCCTACTACTTTGCCGCGCAACTGCAAAGCAAACTCGATGTTCCGGTGGGTCTCGTCAACTGCGCCTTTGGTGGGACGCCCATCGAGGCCTGGATGGATGCCGACGCCATCCGGGCATCCGGTCACCCGCAGATGCTGGACGAGGATGCCCGCAAGCTGGCCGTCTATCCGAACCCTGCCGCCTATGAGGAAGCCTGGCAGGCCTACAACACGGCCCGCAAGGATTGGGAAGCGCGCAAGAAAGCCGGAACACCGGAAACGGAACTCGGACCCCAGCCCAAGGAACCCTACGGCATCCGCACCAAAAGCCGTCCGACGACTCTTCGCTCCTCGATGCTGGCCCCCGTCACGCCCTACACGGCCCGCGGCATGCTTTGGTATCAGGGGGAGAACAACGCCGGGCGGAAGGAAGACTACGCCGCCCTGCTGCGCGCCTTCATCGCCACCTGCCGCGCCGATTGGTCGCGCCCGGATTGGCCCTTCTTCATCGGACAGATCGCCTCGCCCACTGCCAACTGGCCGGATGATCAGGACCCCTACGCTGTCATCCGCGAGGCCCAACGTGCCACTGCCGTGGCCGACGCCCACTCGGGGTTTGTGGTGAGCCTGGATTACGGGGAACGCGGCAATGTGCATCCCATCCAGAAGCAGCCTGTGGGTGAGCGTTTTGCCCGGCTGGCCTTGGCGCGAGTATATGGACAGTCTGTCGGTGCGGCCCAAAGTGCGAGCGCCGTCCGCGCTTCGCGCGAGGGGGACCGGGTGCGGGTGGAGTTCGCCGATTTGCCCGGAAAATTGGAACTGCGCGACCCCGCGCTGCCGACATTGGAGGTTGGTCCTGCGGCGGGGCCTTGGCAGCCGGTCCAGGCCGTTCTTTCCCCGGACGCCCGCCAGCTCATCGTGACCCTTCCGAAAACCACGGACGAACCCATGACCCTCCGCTATGCCTGGAGGAATTTCTGTGCCCTCTCCCTCTATTCGGACGAGGGACTTCCGGTTTCCCCATGGAGCCTCCCCATCACCGCTCCTTGA
- a CDS encoding sialate O-acetylesterase, with product MRASWLIYAGCMIPGLLSGKVLSGVFADGMVLQRDVPVPVWGMAQPGETVTVEFAGQSKSTQVTADGKWMIRLDPMPANAGGAEMRVRSPAESVSLKDILVGEVWFCSGQSNMASTMKSLEKAPDYAGDLTSADHPLIRHAAVPRTPSLQPLNETAMKWVVCSPQSVGEFTAAGFYFAREIRQQLDVPVGLILAAWGGTSAETWVSKEALDRDPGFKKRAEKQIANVLQLPQQIEAFPASLKTWEQANGRVDPGNEGEKNGWHLADRQVPGGKLLPLKTAWKNAGLPDGGIGWIRKEIVVPASGSGKAFRIDFGQIDEAYATVYFNGQKLGDFGTEPPSFYKSYAHFDVPASLVKEGTNLLAVRFRVHTGQKPPLNRGFDSFGFKALGSPSVGDECQFVVEKTFPPLTPEAMGLRPPVPEGGLSGTSSGLFGGMVHPLIPFAFRGVLWYQGEQDGSRGFAYRRLLPILIQDWRQRWGRGDFPFLVQQLPNWAAAGAETTGWAELREAQALTADTVAQCHLSVAIDIGDSNNVHPVNKRDVGRRLALVALREVYGRPVEAYGPVYESMAIEGSSVRLKFRHAGGLKSADGGTLKRFAIAGEDRKFVYADARIDGDSVVVSHADVPAPVAARYAFVNDPVGCNLTNASGLPARPFRTDDWPGESINRE from the coding sequence ATGCGTGCATCTTGGCTGATTTACGCGGGATGCATGATTCCAGGATTGCTTTCGGGGAAGGTTCTTTCAGGGGTCTTTGCCGATGGCATGGTCTTACAGCGGGATGTTCCGGTCCCGGTATGGGGAATGGCCCAACCGGGGGAAACCGTGACGGTGGAATTTGCCGGCCAGAGCAAGAGCACGCAGGTCACGGCGGATGGAAAATGGATGATTCGGTTGGATCCGATGCCCGCAAATGCCGGGGGCGCGGAGATGCGCGTCCGCTCGCCTGCTGAATCGGTTTCGCTCAAAGACATTCTGGTCGGTGAAGTTTGGTTCTGCTCGGGCCAGTCCAATATGGCTTCCACGATGAAGTCACTGGAAAAAGCACCGGATTATGCGGGCGATCTGACGTCGGCTGACCATCCGCTGATCCGACATGCCGCCGTGCCACGCACGCCATCTTTGCAGCCTCTCAACGAAACCGCTATGAAATGGGTTGTTTGCTCTCCCCAGAGTGTGGGGGAATTCACCGCAGCGGGTTTTTACTTTGCCAGGGAAATCCGACAACAACTCGATGTCCCGGTCGGCCTGATTCTGGCGGCCTGGGGAGGCACTTCTGCGGAAACCTGGGTCAGCAAAGAGGCGCTCGACCGCGATCCGGGTTTCAAGAAGCGCGCGGAAAAACAAATCGCCAATGTGCTCCAGCTTCCGCAGCAGATCGAAGCATTCCCTGCTTCCCTGAAAACATGGGAACAAGCCAACGGCCGCGTCGATCCCGGCAACGAAGGGGAAAAAAATGGGTGGCATTTGGCTGATCGGCAGGTGCCCGGCGGCAAGCTATTGCCGCTGAAAACGGCATGGAAAAATGCCGGCCTGCCCGACGGTGGTATTGGTTGGATCCGCAAGGAGATCGTCGTGCCTGCAAGTGGCAGCGGCAAAGCTTTCCGCATCGACTTCGGCCAGATCGATGAGGCCTATGCCACCGTTTACTTCAACGGACAAAAGTTGGGTGACTTCGGCACCGAGCCGCCTTCGTTCTATAAAAGTTACGCCCATTTTGATGTGCCGGCCTCCTTGGTGAAGGAGGGGACCAACTTATTGGCCGTCCGTTTTCGGGTTCACACCGGTCAAAAGCCGCCCTTGAACCGGGGCTTCGACTCCTTCGGCTTCAAGGCACTGGGTTCTCCTTCGGTCGGTGACGAATGCCAGTTTGTCGTCGAGAAAACCTTCCCCCCCTTGACTCCGGAGGCCATGGGGCTGCGTCCTCCCGTGCCCGAGGGTGGTTTGTCTGGAACCAGTTCAGGACTCTTCGGTGGCATGGTCCACCCTCTCATTCCCTTTGCCTTCCGTGGCGTGCTTTGGTACCAGGGTGAACAGGACGGAAGCCGTGGCTTTGCCTACCGTCGCCTGCTTCCCATCCTGATCCAAGATTGGCGCCAGAGATGGGGCCGGGGCGACTTTCCATTCCTTGTGCAACAACTGCCCAACTGGGCCGCCGCCGGTGCGGAAACAACGGGTTGGGCCGAATTGCGGGAAGCCCAGGCGCTCACCGCCGACACGGTGGCCCAATGCCACCTTTCCGTGGCCATTGATATCGGTGATTCCAACAATGTCCATCCGGTCAACAAGCGCGATGTCGGCCGGCGTCTGGCCTTGGTGGCCCTTCGCGAGGTTTATGGCAGGCCGGTGGAAGCCTACGGGCCGGTTTATGAATCGATGGCCATCGAGGGTTCGTCCGTGCGATTGAAATTCCGCCACGCGGGCGGTTTGAAATCCGCGGATGGCGGCACGCTCAAGCGCTTTGCCATTGCCGGGGAGGATAGAAAGTTTGTCTATGCGGATGCCCGCATCGATGGGGATAGCGTGGTTGTTTCTCATGCCGACGTTCCCGCGCCGGTGGCGGCACGCTATGCCTTTGTCAACGACCCGGTGGGTTGTAACCTAACTAATGCCAGTGGATTGCCGGCGCGTCCATTCCGCACCGATGATTGGCCCGGCGAAAGCATCAACCGAGAATGA
- a CDS encoding LamG-like jellyroll fold domain-containing protein has translation MKNTPITLISRSAALILSMAATLPGLQAAPSAPDFNFKWDMSQTVETPVGTAIEEKSSGNNIVFLSGNSTKIEADTEARGGKALVFDGTQTAAASSLQKLVIGENIRLAAQVKPVDSANMVDWQTVVYIFQQCELRYAVKRGQILFIVWYGADGKTAAEVGCPINPNKWNDIEATVVGSKMELRVNGLVMTQTIPGEGTKKTDSNVVGVGFANGRAFTGRIADLQISLPKFN, from the coding sequence ATGAAAAACACACCCATCACCCTTATTTCCAGATCCGCAGCCCTGATCTTGTCCATGGCTGCCACGCTTCCCGGCCTGCAAGCGGCACCTTCGGCGCCCGACTTCAACTTCAAATGGGACATGTCCCAGACCGTGGAAACACCCGTCGGTACGGCCATTGAGGAAAAAAGCAGCGGCAACAACATTGTCTTCCTGAGCGGGAACTCGACCAAGATCGAAGCCGACACCGAGGCCCGCGGGGGCAAGGCCCTGGTCTTTGATGGCACCCAGACCGCCGCCGCTTCCTCCCTGCAAAAACTGGTCATCGGGGAAAACATCCGCCTGGCCGCGCAGGTCAAACCGGTCGACAGTGCCAACATGGTCGACTGGCAGACCGTGGTTTACATCTTCCAACAGTGTGAACTGCGCTACGCCGTCAAACGGGGGCAGATCCTCTTCATCGTTTGGTACGGGGCGGATGGCAAAACCGCCGCCGAGGTTGGTTGCCCGATCAATCCCAACAAATGGAACGACATCGAAGCCACCGTGGTCGGCTCCAAAATGGAATTGCGCGTCAACGGCCTGGTCATGACCCAAACCATCCCGGGTGAAGGGACGAAAAAAACCGACAGCAATGTCGTCGGTGTGGGCTTCGCCAACGGCCGTGCCTTCACCGGCCGCATTGCCGATCTCCAGATCTCCCTGCCCAAGTTCAATTGA
- a CDS encoding glycosyl hydrolase family 28 protein, with the protein MIVITEYGAVAGIATAQTRSIQSAIDACAATGGGTVLVPAGIYHTGTLQLKDRVTLHLENGACLKGSADLVDYPEIEGSFTDAVGQKRNRCLLYAVGATGVGLSGQGTIDGNGGAFGYEEDGRPFLLRFVDCRDVQVTGITLRDSPGWVSHYLGCENVLVQGITIHSHTNGNNDGIDIDSCRRFRISACDLDCGDDAICIKSTRATPSENIVVTGCVIRSVWGALKLGTESAGDFRNIIISDCVIRDTHGGGLKIISMDGSRLENVQINNIIMDNVSGPIFIRLGSRMRRYHADQPERPVGILRNVSIRNVSGSVWEEGYPLYGKLKRKAGIIITGIPGHCIEGLEMENIRFDFPGGGSAADAAAVVEEQETAYPEFPSFHPLPAWGLYLRHVRDLRFRNIRLDLRGDDQRPPCVAEDASDLHWEDIRIQGRSMASDKEFLTLR; encoded by the coding sequence ATGATCGTCATCACTGAATACGGGGCCGTGGCCGGGATCGCCACCGCCCAGACCCGCTCCATCCAATCCGCCATCGATGCCTGTGCCGCCACCGGCGGGGGGACCGTCCTGGTCCCCGCAGGGATCTATCATACAGGAACGCTCCAACTCAAGGACCGTGTCACGCTCCACCTGGAAAACGGGGCCTGTCTCAAGGGCAGTGCCGACCTGGTCGATTACCCGGAAATTGAGGGCAGCTTCACCGACGCCGTCGGCCAGAAGCGCAACCGCTGCCTCCTGTACGCCGTTGGCGCCACCGGGGTCGGGCTCTCCGGCCAGGGCACCATCGATGGCAACGGCGGGGCCTTCGGCTATGAAGAGGACGGCCGGCCGTTCCTCCTCCGCTTCGTCGATTGCCGTGACGTCCAGGTCACCGGCATCACCCTGCGGGATTCCCCCGGCTGGGTCAGCCATTACCTCGGTTGCGAAAACGTCCTGGTCCAGGGCATCACCATCCACAGCCACACCAACGGCAACAACGACGGCATCGACATCGATTCCTGCCGCCGCTTCCGCATCAGCGCCTGTGACCTGGACTGCGGGGATGACGCCATCTGCATCAAATCGACCCGCGCCACACCATCCGAGAACATCGTGGTCACCGGTTGTGTCATCCGGAGTGTCTGGGGTGCGCTCAAGCTGGGCACCGAGTCGGCGGGTGATTTCCGCAACATCATCATCAGCGACTGCGTGATCCGCGACACCCATGGCGGGGGACTGAAGATCATCAGCATGGACGGCTCCCGCTTGGAGAACGTGCAGATCAACAACATCATCATGGACAACGTCTCCGGTCCCATATTCATCCGGCTGGGCTCCCGCATGCGCCGCTACCATGCCGACCAGCCCGAACGGCCGGTGGGCATCCTGCGCAACGTCTCCATCCGCAACGTGAGCGGCAGCGTGTGGGAAGAGGGTTACCCTCTCTATGGCAAGTTGAAGCGCAAGGCCGGCATCATCATCACCGGCATCCCCGGCCATTGCATCGAAGGCCTGGAAATGGAAAACATCCGTTTCGATTTCCCCGGCGGGGGCAGCGCGGCCGATGCGGCCGCAGTGGTCGAGGAACAGGAAACGGCCTATCCCGAGTTCCCCTCCTTCCACCCCCTTCCCGCCTGGGGGCTTTACCTCCGCCACGTCCGCGACCTGCGCTTCCGCAACATCCGGCTTGATCTGCGCGGCGATGACCAGCGTCCGCCCTGTGTCGCCGAGGACGCCTCGGATCTCCATTGGGAGGACATCCGCATCCAAGGAAGGTCCATGGCCTCCGACAAGGAATTCCTCACTCTCCGCTAA